Proteins encoded by one window of Salvia splendens isolate huo1 chromosome 14, SspV2, whole genome shotgun sequence:
- the LOC121763265 gene encoding 30S ribosomal protein 2, chloroplastic-like, whose translation MATISSSSFVISPNFLQESTKPFKTNHLKLNFRPQPLPLKFTHRRLNAVAEDTSVATADPSSVAVRRLYVGNIPRTVKNDELQKIVEEHGAVEKAEVMYDKYSGRSRRFAFVTMKTVEDAAAAAEKLNGTQIGGREVKVNITEKPLQTLESSSLLQAEDSQFVDSQYKVYVGNLAKTVTSESLKAFFAEKGKALSAKVSRVPGTSKSSGYGFVTFASEEDVDAAISSLNNAVFEGQKIRVNKA comes from the exons ATGGCCACGATTTCTTCGTCTTCCTTTGTAATCTCTCCAAATTTCCTTCAAGAATCCACAAAACCCTTCAAAACTAATCACTTAAAACTCAATTTCAGGCCACAGCCTCTCCCTCTAAAATTTACTCACAGAAGACTCAATGCGGTGGCGGAGGACACTTCTGTCGCCACGGCGGACCCCTCCTCTGTCGCGGTCAGAAGATTGTACGTCGGCAACATCCCCAGAACTGTCAAGAACGACGAGCTCCAGAAAATCGTCGAAGAACACGGCGCCGTCGAGAAGGCCGAG GTGATGTATGACAAATACTCTGGTAGGAGCAGGCGGTTTGCATTTGTGACGATGAAGACTGTTGAGGATGCCGCTGCTGCAGCTGAAAAATTAAACGGCACA CAAATTGGAGGGCGTGAAGTCAAAGTAAATATAACCGAGAAACCACTGCAAACATTGGAATCGTCATCACTTCTGCAAGCCGAGGATTCTCAGTTTGTTGACAGTCAATACAAGGTTTATGTAGGGAATCTTGCAAAGACAGTAACTTCAGAGTCACTTAAAGCATTCTTTGCGGAGAAGGGAAAAGCTCTTAGTGCAAAAGTATCTAGAGTTCCAGGGACTTCAAAATCTAGCGGATATGGCTTTGTTACGTTCGCTTCAGAAGAAGACGTGGATGCGGCCATATCTTCTCTTAATAATGCG GTGTTTGAAGGACAGAAAATCCGGGTTAACAAGGCGTAG
- the LOC121764048 gene encoding uncharacterized protein LOC121764048, producing MNIIDHTLAEQHASFADKYGNTPSMLRKFLADAIDKCKDSRLADLIRGCTTHVVAMPWRNNLSIMEGGVYVMRHLETYFGEKEKEWDCGLTAKGSKSLEMFRIKFARALLTSTYNVRGAANQKKATKFWRDKPAKFNFEQWVENYGL from the exons ATGAATATTATTGACCACACCCTGGCTGAGCAGCACGCATCGTTCGCCGACAAATATGGGAACACGCCATCTATGCTG CGGAAGTTCTTGGCTGACGCAATTGATAAGTGCAAAGACTCAAGACTGGCTGATTTGATACGAGGCTGCACTACACATGTAGTTGCAATGCCGTGGCGGAACAACCTGTCCATAATGGAGGGTGGTGTGTACGTCATGCGTCACTTGGAGACGTACTTTggagagaaggagaaagagtGGGATTGCGGGCTGACCGCGAAGGGAAGCAAAAGTCTAGAAATGTTTCGAATCAAGTTCGCAAGGGCGCTACTGACTTCTACTTACAATGTCCGCGGTGCCGCAAACCAAAAAAAGGCAACCAAGTTCTGGAGAGATAAACCTGCAAAGTTCAATTTCGAACAGTGGGTCGAGAATTATGGGTTGTAG